Proteins encoded within one genomic window of Deltaproteobacteria bacterium:
- a CDS encoding ThiF family adenylyltransferase, translating into MSQDNRRYQKQELFRGLGPEGQARLREAGVLVAGCGALGGTIATLLVRAGIGRLRVVDRDFLELSNLGRQLLYDEADLNSGLPKAILAARKLKQMNSQVEVQGVVADLNPDNVCELISGVDLILDGLDNQETRYLINDAAVSLDLPWIYAGVIGATGNVMVIIPEKTPCLRCLFPDPAPPGVLPTCDTAGIIGSTPNLAASIAVTEAIKLLSGAQEYLSPGLFTFDLWNNSYQLIPFETGPRQTCPCCQEKQFEFLRGRGRSTTETMCGIDAVQINPPQEFSFNLDQLVQHLEPEDIISSNKYLVRFEAEGFQFSVFPDGRVIIHGTSDHGQARALYDRYIGF; encoded by the coding sequence ATGAGCCAGGACAACCGCCGGTATCAGAAACAGGAACTTTTCAGGGGGTTGGGCCCTGAAGGACAGGCCAGGTTGAGAGAGGCCGGTGTTCTGGTTGCCGGTTGTGGTGCCCTCGGCGGGACTATCGCCACGCTGCTTGTGCGGGCGGGAATCGGTCGGCTGCGGGTCGTGGACAGGGATTTCCTGGAATTGAGCAACCTGGGCCGGCAATTGCTTTATGACGAGGCCGACCTGAATTCCGGATTGCCCAAGGCTATCTTGGCTGCGCGAAAGTTAAAGCAAATGAATAGTCAGGTCGAGGTCCAAGGGGTGGTGGCCGACCTGAACCCGGATAATGTCTGCGAGTTGATATCCGGGGTGGATCTGATCCTGGATGGCCTGGACAATCAGGAGACCCGCTACCTGATCAACGATGCTGCGGTCAGCCTCGATCTTCCATGGATTTACGCCGGTGTGATCGGCGCTACAGGCAACGTCATGGTTATCATTCCAGAGAAGACTCCCTGCCTGCGGTGTTTGTTTCCGGATCCGGCCCCGCCGGGCGTCCTTCCCACTTGTGACACAGCCGGGATAATTGGCTCGACACCGAATCTGGCTGCCTCAATCGCTGTGACTGAGGCTATTAAGCTTCTCTCCGGTGCTCAGGAGTATTTGAGTCCGGGTCTTTTTACTTTTGATCTCTGGAACAATTCTTATCAATTAATACCATTTGAAACAGGCCCGCGTCAGACCTGCCCCTGCTGCCAAGAAAAACAGTTCGAGTTCCTAAGGGGCCGGGGCCGGTCCACCACTGAAACCATGTGCGGTATTGACGCCGTTCAGATCAATCCCCCCCAAGAGTTTTCTTTTAACCTGGATCAGTTGGTTCAACACCTGGAACCCGAGGATATCATTTCCTCCAATAAATACCTGGTCCGCTTTGAGGCCGAAGGGTTCCAATTCTCAGTCTTCCCTGACGGCCGGGTCATTATCCATGGCACCAGTGACCATGGCCAGGCCAGGGCTCTTTATGACCGATACATAGGCTTCTGA
- a CDS encoding glycosyltransferase family 2 protein translates to MKSGLTVLIPVLNEGDIIEANTGRLLGFCEDLERPFEIILVSNGSTDQTTRLGRNLAQAHNQVHFLEIPEKGVGRAFSLGVNQARYDQIISVDMDLSVDLSFISQALDLMQDYHIVIGSKKMGTQRRALWRKAGSTAFILTVRALVGLPFEDYSIAAKAYRREIIVKYLDRINHGTSYVLDIIYHALSDGGRAIEIPVFCEDFRASKFNLLNEALYRFYNIFRLWWDYHLRSLASRSQTYH, encoded by the coding sequence GTGAAGTCCGGCCTGACAGTGCTGATCCCGGTCTTAAATGAGGGAGATATTATTGAGGCCAATACAGGTCGTCTCCTGGGCTTCTGTGAAGATTTAGAGCGGCCCTTTGAGATTATCCTCGTCAGTAACGGCTCGACCGATCAGACCACTCGGCTTGGCCGGAACCTGGCCCAGGCGCATAATCAGGTTCACTTCCTCGAAATTCCTGAAAAGGGGGTCGGGCGCGCTTTTTCTTTGGGAGTAAATCAAGCGCGCTATGACCAGATCATCTCGGTGGACATGGATCTCTCCGTTGATCTGAGTTTCATCAGCCAGGCGCTGGATCTCATGCAGGACTATCATATCGTGATCGGCTCCAAGAAAATGGGCACCCAAAGGCGCGCCCTGTGGCGTAAAGCCGGAAGCACGGCCTTTATTCTTACCGTCCGCGCCCTGGTCGGCCTCCCGTTTGAAGATTACTCCATCGCGGCCAAGGCCTACCGCCGGGAGATAATCGTCAAGTATCTCGACCGCATCAACCATGGGACCTCCTATGTCCTGGATATCATCTACCATGCCTTGTCCGACGGGGGGCGGGCCATAGAGATCCCGGTGTTCTGTGAGGACTTTCGTGCCAGCAAATTTAATTTGTTAAATGAAGCCCTCTATCGGTTCTATAACATCTTCCGTCTTTGGTGGGATTACCACCTGCGGTCCCTGGCCTCCAGATCTCAGACATATCACTGA
- a CDS encoding radical SAM protein → MKVLLINPDFKAARSRARRYNRAWPPLDLLIAASMLRQAGHEVALIDARATGTGFEEIRRAARSADLVVLESSPLDRWQCPDLNWEGLVNLARRLPREKLVLAGAHGTVRPELMLRETRAAALIRGEPEAAIVELAEAGGNPRGIARLSYQDSGRIIQEPDQGQISLDLLPRPAYDLIDFKYYGYELLGRRLALLETSRGCPFSCIFCLKAMYGSGLRTKAWPRVLAEVEEVVGRYRAESVYFIDLEFGLKQEDTINLCQELIRMNLDFRWCCQTRADAVDPELLALMKEAGCALIHFGVETGSPRLLDETNKKISLNQIRTSLDHCHRLGMATACFFLFGLPGETEADRRATMRLARELNPTFASFHIASPYPGTELNRLAGEDDPFPACLSREHDLDLLSRQARRAFLSFYLRPAYVLARFREGTFKEKLRRMRLFWEFVQ, encoded by the coding sequence ATGAAAGTACTCCTGATCAACCCTGATTTCAAGGCGGCTCGTTCCAGGGCCCGGCGCTACAACCGGGCCTGGCCTCCGCTCGATTTACTCATCGCCGCCTCCATGCTCCGGCAGGCCGGGCACGAGGTTGCCTTGATAGACGCCCGGGCCACTGGAACCGGGTTCGAAGAAATAAGGCGCGCCGCGCGGAGCGCTGATCTGGTGGTGCTTGAGTCCAGTCCATTAGACCGCTGGCAGTGCCCGGACCTTAACTGGGAGGGGCTGGTAAACCTGGCGCGGCGGCTGCCGCGGGAAAAACTGGTCCTGGCCGGGGCTCATGGTACGGTGCGGCCGGAACTAATGCTCAGAGAGACCCGGGCCGCGGCCCTGATTCGGGGAGAACCCGAAGCTGCGATAGTTGAACTGGCCGAGGCCGGCGGAAATCCGCGAGGCATTGCCAGGCTGTCCTACCAGGACTCCGGAAGGATCATTCAGGAGCCGGATCAGGGCCAGATTAGTCTTGACCTGCTTCCCCGGCCTGCCTATGATCTAATTGATTTTAAGTATTACGGCTATGAGCTGCTGGGCCGCCGCCTCGCTCTGCTCGAAACTTCCAGGGGCTGTCCCTTTTCCTGCATTTTCTGCCTGAAGGCCATGTATGGTTCCGGGTTAAGGACAAAGGCCTGGCCGCGGGTTCTGGCCGAAGTGGAAGAGGTCGTGGGCCGGTACAGGGCCGAATCTGTCTATTTTATTGACCTGGAGTTCGGTCTGAAACAAGAGGATACGATCAATCTTTGCCAGGAATTAATCAGGATGAATCTGGACTTTCGCTGGTGCTGCCAGACCAGGGCCGATGCGGTGGACCCTGAACTACTGGCCCTGATGAAGGAAGCAGGTTGCGCCCTGATTCATTTCGGGGTGGAAACGGGTTCACCCCGCCTGCTTGACGAAACGAACAAGAAGATCTCTTTAAATCAGATCAGAACCAGCCTGGACCACTGTCACCGGCTGGGCATGGCTACGGCCTGCTTCTTTCTTTTTGGTCTGCCAGGCGAAACAGAGGCGGACCGCAGGGCTACGATGAGACTTGCCCGTGAGCTGAATCCCACCTTTGCCTCTTTCCATATTGCCTCACCCTATCCCGGGACCGAACTGAACAGGCTGGCCGGTGAGGATGATCCTTTTCCTGCCTGCCTGAGCCGCGAGCACGATCTTGATCTTTTATCCCGACAGGCTCGACGAGCCTTTCTTTCTTTTTATCTCCGTCCGGCTTACGTCCTGGCCCGCTTCAGGGAAGGAACTTTTAAGGAGAAGCTCAGGCGGATGCGGTTGTTCTGGGAGTTCGTGCAGTGA